A DNA window from Aspergillus nidulans FGSC A4 chromosome V contains the following coding sequences:
- a CDS encoding uncharacterized protein (transcript_id=CADANIAT00003620) — translation MAITYDKDSAMKVQAILSSRDDWHIWPELLTKLTILLCYGSFAYTRTLDLSDSAKACAVPKAVSHLQDFLTTTILLSPFFFSDSFLAKGLVIFDSEAKKILHLVYKFLYSINIFALLLCYGSFAYTRTLDLSDSAKACAVLKAVSHLQDFLATTILLSHFFFSDSFLYVRHV, via the exons ATGGCGATCACATATGATAAAGACAGCGCTATGAaggtccaagccatcctAAGCTCGCGGGATGACTGGCACATATG GCCTGAGCTGCTGACCAAACTGACAATTCTATTA tgttatgggtcctttgcctatacaaggaccttagaccttagtgactcggccaaggcctgcgctgtcccgaaggcggtgagccacctacaagacttcctcacaacaacaatccttctttctcctttcttctttagcgattccttctt GGCCAAAGGTCTTGTA ATATTTGACAGTGAGGCTAAAAagattcttcatctggttTATAAATTTCTGTACAGTATTAACATATTTGCTCTTCTATTA tgttatgggtcctttgcctatacaaggaccttagaccttagtgactcggccaaggcctgcgctgtcctgaaggcggtgagccacctacaagacttccttgcaacaacaatccttctttctcatttcttctttagcgattccttcttgtacgtacggcacgtctag
- a CDS encoding reverse transcriptase/ribonuclease H family protein (transcript_id=CADANIAT00003618) → MGGFIQRKRCRGQDIEIFAVSLADIQKALAPKRHIDPRTKLPRQYWKYLRLFEQDKAEELPPHRGDGIDHKIELVQEESGKDPEVPWGPLYNMTQEELIVLRKTLSELLQKGFIRVSHSPAAAPVLFVRKPGGGLRFCVDYRALNAITKKDRYPLPLIHETLNQIGQARWFTKLDVSAAFHKIRIAKGQEWMTAFRTRYGLFEWLVTPFGLANAPSTFQKYINWTLREYLDEFCSAYIDDVLVYTNGDLRQHRKHVRMVLKKLEEAGLYLDIKKCEFECKETKYLGFIIQAGKGIKMDPEKVKAIKEWETPTTIKGVRGFLGFANFYRRFIPNFSGIVRPLNNLTKKGTPFLWTKECQDSFDLLKEKFITGPVLATFNPSYRTVVETDSSGYNTGGVLSQYNEKGELHPCAYFSKRNSPAECNYEIYDKELLAIVRCLEAWDAELRSCGEFQVITDHKNLEYFFSPRKLTERHVRWSLFLSRFNFKLVYRKGSANQRADALSRRDQDMPDDEDDRVKSRTMQLFTEKHLGKTVVATLRPAEEQPWEPYEKSDMWKEALKQDERYSEAVLCPERWSKEISSTPTIESRNLRMPAGRPRPYPLPWEEVGA, encoded by the coding sequence atgggaggatttatacaaaggaaaaggtgccgtggccaagatattgagatatttgcggtctcattggcagatatacagaaggcactggccccaaagagacatattgacccccgtacaaagctaccaaggcaatactggaaatacctaaggctcttcgaacaagacaaagcagaagaactaccaccgcaccggggagatgggattgatcacaaaatcgagctcgtacaggaggagagtgggaaggatcctgaagtcccctggggccccctttacaacatgacccaggaagaactaatagtcctccggaaaacactctctgaactattacagaaaggctttatccgcgtgagccattccccagctgcagccccagtactctttgtacgaaaaccaggaggaggactgcggttctgcgtcgactaccgtgctctaaatgccattaccaagaaggaccgctatccattgcccctgatccatgagacactgaaccaaattggacaagccagatggtttactaagctggatgtgtctgctgccttccataagatccgcatagccaaaggccaggaatggatgactgccttccgtacgagatacgggctctttgaatggctagtcaccccttttgggttggctaatgcaccgagcaccttccaaaaatacatcaactggaccctccgggaatatctagatgaattctgctcagcctatatcgacgatgtgcttgtctataccaatggggacctccgccagcaccggaagcacgtacgaatggtcttgaagaaactggaagaagcaggcctatatttggatattaagaagtgcgaatttgagtgcaaggagacaaagtacttgggctttataatacaggcagggaagggaatcaaaatggacccggagaaggtgaaagcaataaaggaatgggaaacccctactactataaagggcgtccgaggattcctgggctttgccaacttctaccgaaggttcatccctaacttctcagggatcgtacgcccactgaacaacttgacaaagaaagggacacccttcttgtggactaaggagtgccaggatagctttgatctgcttaaggaaaagtttattactggacctgtcctagcaaccttcaacccttcctaccgtacggtagtagagaccgactcctcaggttataatacaggaggagttctctctcaatataatgaaaaaggggaattgcacccatgtgcctacttctctaaaaggaattctccagctgaatgcaactatgagatctatgacaaggagctactcgcaattgtacgatgtcttgaagcctgggatgctgaactgcgctcatgtggagaattccaagttattacagaccacaaaaacctggagtacttcttctccccaaggaagctgacagaacgacacgtacgatggtccttatttctcagccggttcaacttcaagctagtatataggaaagggtcagccaatcagagagctgatgcactttcacggagagaccaagacatgcctgatgatgaagatgacagggtcaagtctcgtacgatgcaactttttacagaaaaacacttggggaagacggtagttgccaccctccgaccggctgaagagcaaccatgggagccgtacgaaaaaagtgatatgtggaaggaggcactcaaacaggatgaaagatatagtgaagcagtactgtgccctgaaagatggagcaaggagatttcctccacacctaCAATTGAAAGtcggaatctcagaatgccagctggacgcccaagaccatatcctcttccgtgggaggaggtgggtgcctga
- a CDS encoding uncharacterized protein (transcript_id=CADANIAT00003622): MKLSSLELSFLLTSSVTADFLTARSLNHDRNVELGELQDVQDFYATLEQSSFCNTQNGSFVWEDITEFETLDDIDNSALELAGPNLDRGHSLVSREDQCTELTGITRMICDNMPSRWTFWAFGGPLIIYYAPRLMTNWLNKNTWAETDSDALQKDIAVAIQAGRNLRRVWRDGSSGANGLTPHDELRRTLNMKAREDAVDYHFSLPYLLDRQGRPEANSWSLSRRSGDSEGVDLAMLSHDYVFSETDQVLYYKGTRGTFSFGVPEGKDKSPSRNNTLELEARAPTHDYTIVMSVIKRSTANTIAKPSCIAKLLKFHIDRSSETNRFACRPIDNKGKWHATMHLMINRGKRNRGTARTCCD; encoded by the exons ATGAAGCTGTCATCCCTTGaactctccttcctcctcaccaGCTCGGTCACTGCAGACTTCCTGACGGCAAGGTCTCTCAATCACGACCGTAATGTCGAGCTGGGCGAGCTCCAGGACGTCCAAGACTTCTATGCAACCCTGGAGCAATCCTCCTTCTGTAACACCCAGAACGGTTCGTTCGTCTGGGAGGACATTACCGAGTTTGAGACcctcgacgatatcgacaaTTCTGCGCTCGAGCTTGCGGGCCCGAACTTGGACCGTGGACACAGCCTTGTCTCCCGCGAGGACCAATGCACCGAACTCACGGGTATCACGAGAATGATCTGCGACAATATGCCTAGCCGCTGGACCTTCTGGGCCTTTGGCGGGCCCCTGATCATTTACTATGCCCCAAGGTTAATGACCAACTGGCTCAAT AAAAACACCTGGGCGGAGACTGACAGTGACGCTCTGCAAAAGGACATCGCGGTCGCAATCCAAGCAGGGAGGAACCTGCGCCGGGTCTGGAGAGATGGCTCCTCGGGGGCCAACGGGCTGACCCCCCACGACGAGCTAAGACGGACACTGAACATGAAAGCCCGCGAGGATGCTGTCGACTACCACTTTTCCCTGCCGTACCTACTCGACAGGCAGGGCAGGCCTGAGGCCAATAGTTGGAGCCTGTCGCGGCGATCCGGCGACAGCGAGGGTGTCGATCTGGCCATGTTGTCTCACGACTACGTCTTCAGCGAGACCGACCAAGTCCTCT ACTACAAAGGAACGAGGGGGACCTTTTCGTTCGGCGTCCCCGAGGGTAAAGACAAGAGCCCTTCTCGCAACAACACGCTCGAGCTTGAGGCACGCGCGCCGACACACGACTACACGATCGTGATGTCGGTCATCAAGCGCAGCACTGCCAATACCATTGCCAAGCCCAGCTGCATTGCGAAGCTGTTGAAGTTCCACATTGACCGCAGCTCGGAGACGAACCGCTTTGCTTGCCGACCAATTGATAACAAAGGCAAGTGGCACGCAACAATGCACCTGATGATCAACCGCGGGAAGCGAAACCGGGGCACTGCGCGCACCTGCTGCGACTAA
- a CDS encoding zinc finger CCHC domain-containing protein (transcript_id=CADANIAT00003619) produces the protein MRRPFTMTMEEESVALLLQQLQELRTEMRTQKQQLQEENNSLRAELQAVRNSQLRNHPPVTTTVTSATPTPYERSYPRPRHPDVEPFTGEDPKDYPPFQMNLPSLRGKASQRVLPWLLARQKSETPVLWAEFSAVLDKAFGDPDRQRKALVRVNTMKQGKRDFEEFLNEFDEELLNAGGINWDDNQKKALLDTAINVEQEDSYDNYCNQLREINHNLQRVARLTRKGSRAAVPTHVARTRPAGGSDRTGTPDQMDWEATHAQIAALQKEVAALRTKGTRTPRKASQAPAEEKQKRLSEGKCLRCGDPDHFIQECPTKPTRRPRQVATVQEEQDQMDDYSESESENE, from the exons atgaggagaccttttactatgacaatggaagaagaaagcgtcgcattgttgctacagcagctccaggagctccgtacagagatgcggactcagaaacaacagctccaagaagagaataacagcttacgggcggaactacaggccgtacggaactcgcaactgagaaaccatccaccagttaccactacagttacatccgcaacgcccaccccctacgaacgaagctatccccgtcctcgtcacccggatgtcgaaccctttactggagaagaccctaaggactaccctcctttccagatgaaccttc ccagcctgagaggaaaagccagccagcgtgtactaccatggctcttggctcgccagaaatctgagactcccgtgctatgggcagaattctccgcggtactagacaaggcctttggtgaccctgaccgacagagaaaggctcttgtacgagtgaatacaatgaagcaagggaaacgtgactttgaagagttcttgaatgaatttgacgaagaacttcttaatgctggagggattaattgggatgataaccagaagaaggccttgttggacacggcaattaatgttga gcaggaggattcgtacgacaactactgtaatcaactgcgcgaaatcaaccacaacctccagagagtggccaggcttacacgaaaaggatctcgcgctgctgtccccacgcatgtcgctcgtacaagaccagcaggaggctctgaccggaccgggacccctgatcaaatggactgggaagccacccatgctcaaattgcagccctacaaaaggaagtcgcggccctccgtacgaaagggaccaggaccccaagaaaagctagtcaggcgcctgcagaggagaagcaaaagaggttgtctgagggcaaatgcctacgctgcggtgatcctgaccactttatacaagagtgccctacaaaacctaccaggcgccctaggcaggtggccacagttcaggaagaacaagaccaaatggatgactacagcgagagcgagtcggaaaacgaataa
- a CDS encoding uncharacterized protein (transcript_id=CADANIAT00003621) — translation MTSQHPASLPAAKQPPASSPAGQSTEEQNIDCVALACAICSNTVAVALIFSAFRRNLSDHDRLVRLAASAALTLTVHALLLIYSPPAEQRLSSLILCFIAGPMCVYLPFLLLW, via the exons ATGACATCGCAGCATCCTGCGTCGCTACCAGCGGCCAAAcagcctccagcctccagtcCAG CAGGGCAGAGCACAGAAGAGCAGAACATTGACTGCGTCGCTTTAGCATGCGCCATCTGCTCCAATACCGTTGCTGTCGCGCTCATCTTCTCTGCGTTTCGGCGCAATCTCTCGGATCATGACCGGCTCG TGAGGCTGGCCGCTTCAGCCGCCCTTACCCTGACGGTCCATGCTCTGCTCCTGATATACTCGccgcctgcagagcagagaCTCTCGTCTCTGATCCTCTGTTTTATTGCTGGTCCGATGTGCGTTTATCTGCcgttcctgctgctttggtaa
- a CDS encoding uncharacterized protein (transcript_id=CADANIAT00003617), with protein sequence MVITDRLTKGVILEGMSETDSESVAWALVRVLISKHGIPKAITSDRGSQFTSDTWARICTLTGINRRLSTAYHPQTDGSTERMNSTVETYLRMYTCYDQKDWNRLLPLAELAINGRTSTATGVSPFYLSHGYNLSPFTPTEEVEHLAEEPTKSPIQKGEAIVRKVKEALDWAQASMAYSQQNTENQANKHRSPATNYQVGDKVWLSLKNIRTDRPRIHPVFHVDLLRLASSDPLPSQKNDDSQPPSIMVNGEEEYMVEKILDERRRRYGRDFRTAH encoded by the exons atggttatcacagaccgattaaccaaaggtgtgatactagaaggaatgtcagaaactgactctgagagtgtggcctgggcactcgtacgagtacttataagcaaacacgggatcccgaaggctatcacctcggacaggggaagccagtttacaagtgaTACATgggcccgcatatgtaccctgacagggatcaaccgccggctatctacagcctatcatcctcagactgatggatcaacagagagaatgaacagcacagtggaaacctacctccgcatgtatacctgctatgaccagaaggactggaacaggctacttccacttgcagagctggcaattaatggccgtacatcaacagcaacaggggtcagccccttctatctaagccatggctacaacctcagcccatttacccctaccgaggaggtagagcatctagctgaagaaccaaccaagagtcctatccagaaaggggaagccatcgtacggaaagttaaggaagccctagactgggctcaagcctccatggcctattcccaacagaatacagagaatcaggctaataaacacaggagcccggccacaaactaccaagtgggagataaggtctggctaagtctgaagaacatccgtacggaccgaccca ggatccatccagtcttccatgtggacctgcttcggctggcttcatcagatccacttccttcccagaagaatgatgatagccagccccctagcatcatggtgaacggtgaggaagaatacatggtagagaaaatcctggacgaacgtcgcaggagatacgggagag acttcaggacggctcactaa